One genomic segment of Bacteroidota bacterium includes these proteins:
- a CDS encoding T9SS type A sorting domain-containing protein — protein MKRLITSILTVFITIYAIGQAPVVNTPAKLMPARGNAIVDLEQPAFYKNNVANALISNNSNKGSSRAGEEFIAIGTAYNLYTILLAPQSQVSYIPEINSVAFVHRQNSGEPGGSGAIAYDLSTDGGATWVTNNVVTPDFVAGTSGMDGNRYPSGSLWNPAGNTDPMNAYYLAHAPTLTPATGSWGATLQASMKLDGTDGSEVYFSEGGNSNDYIPFGINSYESGSAWSANMNLDGDTHYVYEITSDGAGGFDWNSTEVASDWYILADTTTATTTDYTVVFDHAGVIGYALFNGSLNSDGLHNIQPTILKTIDAGATWSYLPWFDLSGLSEIQDWIAASDLGAGPIKPYFSEMDAVVDADGKLNIFAAVLSGFTSNVDDSLYFIYADYTVMMHFTTSNGTDWTAKEIAYSTLTGVTFGAVAVTYNPQMSANADGDRIFMTWMNSDSLIFTEHTAPDIYAMGYNIESGDYTAERNVTAGTDYEYGAYYPTTASVSIDNGDSYEIPVVFALPGALDTDPPQFYYIKGLKFLESEFGGEPAAVANFNYTLGTLGSVTFTNTSSNATTYSWDFGDGTATSPLTSPTHTYTLEDTYEVCLTASNATSSNEICKDVLVDNIIAIEDVILANALKLYPSPASNVITVAINSNSYQNVTIEFFNMRGESAMKPVEINLNNGSTTSIDVSTLAEGNYIVRVYTDNGYAIRQISIVK, from the coding sequence CCTCGAGCAACCAGCATTTTACAAAAACAATGTGGCCAACGCACTTATTTCTAATAATTCAAACAAAGGTTCTAGCAGAGCAGGTGAAGAATTTATAGCTATTGGTACAGCTTATAATCTCTACACTATTCTATTAGCTCCACAATCACAGGTATCTTATATACCTGAAATCAACAGCGTTGCTTTTGTTCATCGTCAGAACAGTGGTGAACCTGGTGGCTCAGGAGCTATAGCTTACGATTTATCAACTGATGGTGGTGCTACTTGGGTAACTAATAATGTAGTTACTCCTGATTTTGTTGCAGGAACTAGTGGTATGGATGGAAATCGTTACCCAAGTGGTTCATTATGGAATCCTGCTGGAAACACGGATCCTATGAATGCATATTATTTAGCGCATGCTCCTACTCTTACTCCGGCAACCGGATCATGGGGTGCTACACTTCAAGCTTCTATGAAATTAGATGGAACTGATGGCAGTGAAGTGTATTTTTCAGAAGGTGGTAATTCTAACGATTATATCCCTTTTGGTATCAACAGTTATGAAAGTGGAAGTGCTTGGAGTGCTAATATGAATTTAGATGGTGATACTCATTATGTATATGAAATCACATCTGATGGTGCCGGTGGATTTGATTGGAATTCAACTGAGGTTGCTTCTGATTGGTATATCCTTGCTGATACAACAACAGCTACTACTACTGATTACACTGTTGTTTTTGATCATGCAGGTGTAATTGGATATGCATTATTTAATGGGTCTTTAAATTCTGATGGCCTCCATAACATTCAACCAACAATTTTGAAAACTATAGACGCAGGGGCTACTTGGTCTTACCTACCTTGGTTTGATTTAAGTGGATTATCTGAAATTCAGGATTGGATTGCTGCTTCTGATTTAGGAGCTGGTCCTATCAAACCTTACTTCAGCGAAATGGATGCAGTGGTTGATGCAGATGGTAAACTGAATATTTTCGCTGCTGTATTAAGTGGTTTTACATCAAATGTTGATGATTCACTTTACTTTATTTATGCAGACTATACTGTTATGATGCACTTTACAACATCTAATGGTACTGACTGGACTGCTAAAGAAATTGCATATAGTACTTTAACAGGCGTTACCTTTGGTGCTGTTGCAGTTACTTACAATCCACAGATGAGTGCAAATGCAGATGGTGACAGAATTTTTATGACATGGATGAATTCTGATTCATTAATTTTTACTGAGCATACTGCTCCTGATATTTATGCAATGGGTTACAATATTGAATCTGGAGATTATACCGCAGAGAGAAATGTAACTGCTGGTACAGATTATGAATATGGAGCTTACTATCCAACTACTGCATCAGTTTCAATTGACAATGGTGACTCTTATGAGATTCCTGTTGTATTTGCTTTACCTGGTGCTTTGGATACAGATCCTCCACAGTTCTATTATATTAAAGGACTGAAATTCTTAGAAAGTGAATTTGGTGGTGAGCCAGCAGCAGTTGCAAACTTTAATTATACTTTAGGAACCTTAGGTTCAGTTACATTTACTAATACTTCATCAAATGCCACTACTTATAGCTGGGATTTTGGTGATGGTACTGCTACTAGCCCGCTTACAAGCCCTACGCATACTTATACTTTAGAAGATACTTATGAAGTATGTTTAACAGCTTCAAATGCAACTAGCAGCAATGAAATTTGTAAAGATGTACTCGTTGACAATATAATTGCTATTGAAGATGTAATTCTTGCTAATGCATTAAAATTATATCCTTCTCCTGCTTCTAATGTAATAACAGTTGCTATCAACAGTAACTCTTACCAAAATGTAACTATTGAATTCTTCAATATGCGTGGTGAAAGTGCAATGAAGCCAGTTGAAATTAATTTGAACAACGGTTCAACAACTTCTATTGATGTTTCTACATTAGCAGAAGGAAACTACATTGTTAGAGTATATACTGATAATGGATATGCTATCCGTCAGATAAGCATAGTGAAATAA